In Dermacentor variabilis isolate Ectoservices chromosome 11, ASM5094787v1, whole genome shotgun sequence, one genomic interval encodes:
- the LOC142564328 gene encoding uncharacterized protein LOC142564328 translates to MRFTSAIFLVAVIAAFVVMITATGERSEERSEEARASGCKADACKSYCKSLGSGGGYCDQGTWCVCN, encoded by the exons ATGAGGTTCACCTCTGCCATCTTCCTGGTTGCAGTAATAGCAG CGTTCGTGGTCATGATCACTGCAACAGGAGAAAGATCCGAGGAGCGCAGTGAAGAAG CTCGCGCGTCTGGCTGCAAGGCCGACGCTTGCAAGAGTTACTGCAAGTCACTGGGCTCTGGCGGCGGATATTGCGACCAAGGCACGTGGTGCGTGTGCAACTAG